From the genome of Armatimonadota bacterium, one region includes:
- the fabG gene encoding 3-oxoacyl-[acyl-carrier-protein] reductase yields MIDLRGQTALVTGARRGLGQAIAVALARAGARVAINDIADGAHEAQAVAEQIRGDGGEALVVVADITDPAQVQAMVEAVLAQAGGLDILINNAGITRDTLLVRMSDDDWRRVIDINLGGAFLCTRAVARHMLKHGGAIVNVSSVVGVMGNAGQANYAASKAGLIGLTKSCARELGPRGVRVNAIAPGFIESAMTQALPPEARARWLSQIPLGRAGTAQEVAAVTVFLASPAAAYVTGQVLCIDGGMVTG; encoded by the coding sequence ATGATTGACCTTCGCGGCCAGACCGCGCTCGTGACCGGGGCGCGCCGCGGTCTCGGGCAGGCCATCGCCGTGGCCCTGGCGCGGGCGGGGGCGCGGGTCGCCATCAACGACATTGCCGACGGCGCGCACGAGGCGCAGGCGGTGGCAGAGCAGATCCGCGGCGACGGCGGGGAGGCGCTGGTGGTTGTCGCCGATATCACCGACCCCGCCCAGGTGCAGGCCATGGTGGAGGCGGTGCTGGCGCAGGCGGGCGGGCTTGACATTCTAATCAACAACGCCGGCATCACCCGCGACACCTTGCTCGTGCGCATGAGCGACGACGACTGGCGCCGGGTGATTGATATCAACCTCGGCGGCGCCTTCCTGTGCACGCGCGCGGTCGCGCGCCACATGCTGAAGCACGGGGGCGCGATCGTCAACGTCAGCTCCGTGGTGGGGGTGATGGGCAATGCGGGGCAGGCCAACTACGCCGCCTCCAAGGCCGGCCTCATCGGCCTCACCAAGAGCTGCGCGCGCGAGCTGGGGCCGCGCGGGGTGCGCGTCAACGCCATCGCCCCCGGGTTCATCGAGAGCGCGATGACGCAAGCGCTGCCCCCGGAGGCGCGCGCGCGCTGGCTGTCGCAGATCCCGCTGGGGCGTGCGGGCACAGCGCAGGAGGTGGCCGCGGTCACCGTCTTCCTGGCGTCTCCGGCCGCCGCCTACGTGACCGGGCAAGTGCTGTGCATTGACGGCGGCATGGTGACGGGATGA
- a CDS encoding acyl carrier protein: protein MEEEIFAKVKKLVAEELNVDESEVTAEATFQDDLGADSLALVELIMAFEEKFEIESIPDEDAEQIKSVQDAVTYLTRRKRAEAGTA from the coding sequence GTGGAGGAAGAGATCTTTGCCAAGGTGAAGAAGCTGGTCGCCGAGGAGCTCAACGTGGACGAGAGCGAGGTCACCGCCGAAGCTACGTTCCAGGATGACCTCGGGGCCGACTCCCTCGCCCTGGTCGAACTGATAATGGCGTTCGAGGAGAAGTTCGAGATCGAGAGCATCCCCGACGAGGACGCCGAGCAGATCAAGAGCGTCCAGGACGCGGTGACCTATCTCACGCGGCGCAAGCGCGCCGAGGCCGGCACCGCCTGA
- the fabF gene encoding beta-ketoacyl-ACP synthase II: MERRVLITGLGAVTPLAVGVAPSWAGLVAGKSGIAPIAAFDAREYTTRFAGEVRDFDPLPFMEAKDAKRMDRFAQFAVASTRMAVADARLDICARPQRVGVLIGTGIGGIRTWEQQHAVLRDKGPNRISPFFIPMVINDMASGQVSILFGAQGPNHAVVSACATGTHAIGDAFEIIRRGDADAMLAGGSEAAVTPLGVGGFCAMRALSTRNDDPQRASRPFDRERDGFVIAEGAGVVVLEEAQSAIARGAPIYCEVIGYGMSADAYHITAPAPGGEGGARAMAAAITQAGIEPCDLDYINAHGTSTPLNDKLETDGIKACLGAAAYHTAISSTKSMTGHLLGAAGGVEAIACALAITQGVIPPTINYEYPDPECDLDYVPNQARHTPVRVAMSNSFGFGGHNAALILRAWDHGGEPAHSGRPGAAEEAGK; the protein is encoded by the coding sequence ATGGAGCGACGGGTACTGATAACGGGCCTGGGCGCGGTGACGCCGCTGGCGGTCGGCGTCGCCCCGTCATGGGCGGGCCTCGTCGCCGGCAAGTCTGGCATCGCGCCCATCGCGGCCTTTGACGCCCGCGAATACACGACCCGCTTCGCGGGCGAAGTGCGCGACTTCGATCCGCTGCCGTTCATGGAGGCCAAGGACGCCAAGCGCATGGACCGCTTCGCCCAGTTCGCGGTCGCCTCTACGCGCATGGCGGTCGCGGACGCGCGCCTTGACATCTGCGCCCGCCCGCAGCGGGTGGGCGTGCTCATCGGCACCGGCATCGGCGGCATCCGCACCTGGGAGCAGCAGCACGCGGTGCTGCGCGACAAGGGGCCCAATCGCATCAGCCCCTTCTTCATCCCCATGGTCATCAACGACATGGCCTCCGGCCAGGTCAGCATCCTGTTCGGCGCCCAGGGGCCCAACCACGCCGTCGTCAGCGCCTGCGCCACCGGCACCCATGCCATCGGCGACGCCTTCGAGATCATCCGCCGCGGCGACGCCGACGCCATGCTCGCGGGCGGGTCCGAGGCTGCGGTCACGCCGCTCGGGGTCGGGGGTTTCTGCGCTATGCGCGCCCTATCCACCCGCAACGACGACCCCCAGCGCGCCAGCCGTCCCTTCGACCGCGAGCGCGACGGCTTCGTCATTGCCGAGGGCGCGGGGGTGGTGGTGCTGGAGGAGGCGCAGTCGGCCATCGCGCGCGGCGCTCCCATTTACTGCGAGGTCATCGGCTACGGCATGAGCGCCGACGCCTACCACATCACGGCCCCCGCTCCCGGCGGCGAGGGCGGCGCGCGCGCCATGGCCGCCGCCATCACCCAGGCTGGCATTGAGCCCTGCGACCTCGACTACATCAACGCCCACGGCACCTCGACCCCGCTCAATGACAAGCTCGAAACCGACGGCATCAAGGCCTGCCTGGGCGCAGCCGCCTACCACACCGCCATCAGCTCCACCAAGTCCATGACCGGCCACCTGCTCGGCGCCGCCGGCGGGGTCGAAGCCATCGCCTGTGCGCTTGCCATCACCCAGGGCGTGATTCCCCCCACCATCAACTACGAGTATCCCGACCCCGAATGCGACCTCGACTACGTGCCCAACCAGGCGCGTCACACGCCGGTGCGAGTGGCGATGTCCAATTCCTTCGGCTTCGGCGGCCACAACGCCGCCCTCATCTTGCGCGCATGGGACCACGGCGGTGAACCAGCGCACAGCGGCCGGCCCGGTGCCGCAGAAGAAGCAGGGAAATGA